The Thiorhodovibrio litoralis genome includes a window with the following:
- the cydB gene encoding cytochrome d ubiquinol oxidase subunit II, producing the protein MILDYEVLKLIWWVLVGVLFIGFAVTDGMDMGVGTLLPFLGKNDLERRVIINTVGPHWDGNQVWLITAGGAIFAAWPLVYAAAFSGFYFAMLLALFALFFRPVGFDYRSKIENKVWRSAWDWGLFIGGAVPALVFGIAFGNLLQGVPFHLDELLRPYYTGSFFGLLNPFALLVGVVSLAMLTMHGAIWLQLRTAEPVAERAKAAAKVFGYVTIATFAAAGVWLAIAGYGYSVVDMPGADAVPNPLTKEVIADRWGWLNSYKDWPLTLIFPILGFAGVGGAIVMSMRDRAGLGLILSGLGITGIIMTAGSAMFPFIMPSSTNPNSSLTAWDATSSHLTLTVMFWAAMIFIPIILAYTTWTYAKMWRRITTEEIDAQKNLAY; encoded by the coding sequence ACGGCATGGACATGGGCGTCGGCACCTTGCTGCCCTTTCTGGGCAAGAATGACCTGGAACGCCGGGTGATCATCAACACCGTTGGCCCGCACTGGGACGGCAACCAGGTGTGGCTGATAACCGCCGGCGGCGCCATCTTTGCCGCCTGGCCGCTGGTCTATGCAGCGGCCTTCAGCGGGTTTTATTTCGCCATGCTGCTGGCCTTGTTTGCCTTGTTCTTCCGGCCAGTCGGCTTCGACTACCGCAGTAAGATCGAAAACAAAGTCTGGCGCAGCGCCTGGGATTGGGGCCTGTTCATTGGCGGTGCGGTACCGGCGCTGGTGTTCGGCATCGCCTTTGGCAACCTGTTGCAGGGGGTGCCCTTCCATCTCGATGAACTGCTGCGACCCTACTACACCGGCAGTTTCTTCGGCTTGCTCAACCCCTTCGCGCTGCTGGTGGGCGTCGTCAGTCTTGCCATGCTGACCATGCACGGGGCCATCTGGCTGCAACTGCGCACCGCCGAGCCCGTGGCCGAGCGCGCCAAGGCAGCGGCCAAGGTGTTCGGTTACGTTACCATCGCCACCTTCGCCGCCGCTGGCGTCTGGCTAGCAATAGCCGGATATGGCTATTCGGTAGTCGATATGCCGGGGGCGGATGCCGTTCCCAATCCGCTCACCAAAGAGGTGATCGCCGACCGCTGGGGCTGGTTGAACAGCTACAAGGACTGGCCGCTGACCCTGATCTTCCCGATCCTGGGTTTTGCCGGAGTCGGCGGGGCGATTGTCATGTCCATGCGCGATCGCGCGGGGCTGGGACTGATCCTCAGCGGGCTTGGCATCACCGGCATCATCATGACCGCCGGCTCAGCCATGTTCCCCTTCATCATGCCCTCGAGCACCAACCCTAACAGCAGTCTGACCGCCTGGGACGCGACATCCAGCCATCTGACACTCACGGTGATGTTCTGGGCCGCGATGATCTTCATCCCTATCATCCTCGCCTACACCACCTGGACCTACGCGAAGATGTGGCGACGCATCACCACCGAGGAGATCGACGCCCAGAAGAACCTGGCCTACTGA
- the cydX gene encoding cytochrome bd-I oxidase subunit CydX, with translation MWYFAWILGVLLAIAFGIINVMWYESEQCLSPANDDT, from the coding sequence ATGTGGTATTTCGCCTGGATACTTGGCGTCCTGCTGGCCATCGCCTTCGGTATCATCAATGTCATGTGGTATGAGTCTGAGCAATGCCTCAGCCCAGCCAATGACGATACCTGA